One genomic window of Candidatus Pseudobacter hemicellulosilyticus includes the following:
- a CDS encoding rhodanese-like domain-containing protein — MKIEQIYTGCLAQGAYYIESNGEAVVIDPLREVGPYLDRAAKSGSTIKYVFETHFHADFVSGHLDLSKKTGATIVYGPTAKPGFSALVAEDGQEFAVGNIRFKVLHTPGHTLESACFLLINDADKPVALFSGDTLFIGDVGRPDLAQKAANMTREQLAAILYHSLRSKIMTLADDIIVYPAHGAGSACGKNMSAETTDTLGHQKLTNYALRVSMTEDEFVKEVTQGLTTPPGYFPFNVYMNREGYESIDTVLTRGRKALAPDAFENRANETGALVLDTRSTQIFAKGFIPNSINIGLDGSFAPWVGALVPDIQQEILIISDVGREEEVITRLARVGYDHCIGYLEGGFAAWLRSGKEIDTISSVSATAAADMVRTSHLPVIDVRKPSEFNSEHIEGAINLPLDNINEHLAKLDPNRKQLVHCAGGYRSMIFISILRARGINNLVDIQGGFKEIQNSGKFPVTEFICPSL; from the coding sequence ATGAAGATTGAGCAGATCTATACAGGATGCCTGGCACAGGGTGCCTACTATATCGAGAGCAATGGCGAGGCCGTTGTGATCGATCCCCTGCGGGAAGTAGGTCCTTACCTGGATAGAGCTGCCAAAAGCGGGTCCACCATCAAGTACGTTTTTGAAACGCACTTCCATGCTGATTTTGTATCGGGCCACCTGGATCTGTCCAAAAAAACAGGAGCTACTATTGTCTACGGTCCTACCGCCAAACCTGGATTTTCTGCCCTGGTAGCAGAAGACGGTCAGGAGTTTGCGGTGGGCAATATTCGTTTCAAAGTATTGCATACGCCCGGCCATACCCTGGAAAGCGCCTGCTTCCTGCTCATCAATGATGCGGACAAGCCCGTAGCACTTTTTTCCGGCGATACCCTGTTCATTGGGGATGTTGGTCGCCCGGACCTGGCGCAGAAAGCCGCCAATATGACCCGCGAACAGCTGGCCGCTATTTTATACCATTCCCTCCGCAGCAAGATCATGACGCTGGCAGATGATATCATTGTCTATCCGGCCCATGGCGCCGGCAGTGCCTGCGGAAAGAATATGAGCGCAGAAACAACGGACACGCTGGGACACCAGAAGCTGACCAACTACGCGCTGCGCGTCAGCATGACAGAAGACGAATTTGTAAAAGAAGTGACCCAGGGCCTTACCACACCGCCCGGTTATTTCCCTTTCAATGTATATATGAACCGCGAAGGGTATGAAAGCATCGACACCGTGCTGACCAGGGGCCGCAAGGCGCTGGCGCCCGATGCCTTTGAGAACAGGGCCAATGAAACAGGCGCCCTGGTACTTGATACCCGTTCCACGCAGATCTTCGCCAAAGGGTTTATCCCCAATTCCATCAATATCGGGCTGGATGGCAGCTTTGCTCCCTGGGTGGGCGCCCTGGTGCCGGATATCCAGCAGGAGATCCTTATCATCAGTGATGTGGGCAGAGAAGAAGAAGTGATCACCCGGCTGGCAAGAGTAGGTTATGATCATTGTATCGGCTACCTGGAAGGCGGATTCGCCGCCTGGCTCAGATCGGGTAAAGAAATTGATACCATTTCCTCTGTTTCCGCTACTGCTGCCGCAGACATGGTACGTACCAGTCACCTGCCGGTTATTGATGTGCGGAAGCCTTCCGAATTCAACAGTGAACATATTGAAGGCGCCATTAATCTGCCTTTAGACAATATCAACGAGCATCTTGCCAAACTTGATCCTAACCGGAAACAGCTGGTACATTGTGCAGGCGGCTATCGGTCCATGATCTTTATTTCCATTCTTCGCGCCAGGGGTATCAATAACCTGGTGGACATTCAGGGTGGTTTTAAAGAGATACAGAACAGTGGAAAGTTCCCGGTCACGGAATTTATTTGTCCTTCCCTCTAA
- a CDS encoding SDR family oxidoreductase, with protein MKQQVWYVTGASRGLGLSLVRNLLAQGYRVAATTRNLDSLKAAVDNETDQFLPLVVNLSDEKSVADSIAATVEHFGAIDVLVNNAGYGLIGSLEELSDEEVRQNFEVNVFGSLNVIRHALPYMRRQQSGHIFNIASIGGFSGLYPGFGVYCATKFAVHGFSESLAEEVRPLGIKVTIVSPGYFRTSFLDASTSLGTPRQEIADYKLVREVQQQHQQGINYNQPGDPEKAAIAMIAIAQKGAPVLHLFLGQDAYDTAAAKIRLVQEELEAVRPLATATGIDA; from the coding sequence ATGAAACAGCAAGTATGGTATGTTACCGGAGCCTCCAGGGGACTGGGGCTCTCACTGGTCCGCAACTTATTGGCGCAAGGCTATCGTGTAGCCGCCACCACCCGCAACCTGGACTCTTTAAAAGCGGCAGTTGACAATGAAACAGATCAGTTCCTTCCCCTGGTGGTGAACCTGTCTGATGAAAAAAGCGTGGCTGACAGCATCGCCGCTACGGTGGAACATTTTGGCGCTATTGATGTATTGGTGAACAATGCCGGATATGGACTGATCGGCAGCCTGGAAGAATTAAGCGATGAAGAGGTGCGGCAGAATTTTGAGGTCAATGTATTTGGCTCCCTCAATGTGATCCGCCATGCACTGCCTTATATGCGCAGGCAGCAGTCGGGCCATATTTTCAATATTGCCTCCATCGGTGGTTTCTCCGGCCTGTACCCCGGCTTTGGCGTGTATTGCGCTACCAAGTTTGCTGTGCATGGCTTCTCTGAGTCACTGGCTGAAGAAGTAAGACCCCTGGGTATCAAAGTGACCATTGTATCACCCGGTTATTTCAGGACCAGCTTCCTGGACGCCTCTACCTCCCTCGGCACTCCGCGGCAGGAGATCGCGGATTACAAACTGGTGCGTGAAGTACAGCAGCAACACCAGCAGGGTATCAACTACAACCAGCCCGGTGATCCGGAAAAAGCGGCCATCGCCATGATCGCCATTGCACAGAAAGGCGCTCCGGTACTGCATCTTTTCCTGGGACAGGATGCCTATGATACAGCAGCAGCCAAGATCAGACTGGTCCAGGAAGAACTGGAAGCAGTCCGTCCGCTGGCCACCGCTACGGGTATTGATGCATAA
- a CDS encoding ABC transporter permease — MFKSYLTIAWRNLWKNKTYSAINIFGLMTGITSCLLIGLFIQHELSFDKFQEKGDRIVRVIMKYAFSNGETEEGTFTSTKVAPTFVRTFPELEAGVRFSEDVELVRLGDKRFNENNFLYADSSFFTVFTYKLLQGDAKTALSGRYKVLLTPEMAQKYFGQTDPVGKQLLIGSEGTPYEVTGIIEKMPANSQISFDFLASFSSMGVNQENTYWEANYRTYLLLKEGQSLAGLQAKINTFIKQETKDDHATINFRMEPFNRIHLHSPFSAMVPNTSIQYIYIIGAIAFLVLSIACFTYINMSTARSMERAREVGVRKVMGAGKGQVFWQFVGESVVICFIALLLSGGLIALLLPAFNQLTGVALQLSSLFTPGIFITILFIIACIGLLAGSYPAMVLSAFQPVKVLKGSFRNTSSGVWLRKTLIVFQFVISIFMIIATVIVQQQLHHIRNKEVGYNRDQVLILPLDDEMSKHLAAIKVEFKSNPAVQSVSRAVSPPNRIYSGYSMRSAAMAPKDEMSVNAGLIDEDYVQTVGLQLVAGQDLTLQDRLDVEAAPDGKEYYHYLLNESGARALGWTPEQAIGQKMFMDDGWPGEVKGVVKDFHFQSLHIPIKPLVLAPGVWGRVLLVKLSGQSVPSTIAFLEKKWRTLVPHRPFEYHFLDEDYNNMYASERRLGHITNLFAGIAILLAGIGLLGLSSYAAHQRTREIGIRKVLGASLPGILLLLSKDFLRLILLSFVIAAPLAWYATHQWLQEYAYRVSIHWWVFGAVGLGALLIALLTVSSQSLKAALMNPAKSLHNE; from the coding sequence ATGTTCAAAAGCTATCTTACCATCGCCTGGCGCAACCTCTGGAAAAACAAAACCTATTCCGCTATCAACATCTTCGGCCTTATGACGGGCATTACCAGTTGCCTGCTCATTGGTCTCTTTATCCAGCACGAACTCAGCTTCGACAAATTCCAGGAAAAAGGGGACCGGATTGTCCGGGTGATCATGAAATATGCTTTTTCCAATGGGGAAACCGAAGAAGGCACTTTTACCAGTACTAAAGTGGCGCCCACTTTTGTACGCACCTTCCCGGAGCTGGAAGCAGGCGTTAGGTTCTCCGAAGATGTTGAACTGGTGCGCCTGGGTGATAAGCGGTTCAATGAGAACAATTTCCTGTATGCTGACTCCAGCTTTTTTACGGTGTTCACCTATAAACTGTTGCAGGGTGATGCAAAGACGGCCCTGTCCGGTCGCTATAAAGTATTGCTGACCCCGGAAATGGCGCAGAAATATTTCGGTCAAACAGATCCGGTGGGTAAACAACTACTGATTGGCAGCGAGGGTACCCCCTATGAAGTAACCGGTATCATTGAAAAGATGCCTGCCAATTCGCAGATCAGTTTTGATTTCCTCGCTTCTTTCTCTTCTATGGGCGTGAACCAGGAAAACACTTACTGGGAGGCCAATTACAGGACTTACCTGCTGCTGAAAGAAGGGCAGTCGCTGGCGGGTTTGCAAGCTAAGATCAATACCTTCATAAAGCAGGAAACGAAGGATGATCATGCCACTATTAATTTTAGAATGGAGCCTTTCAACCGCATTCACCTGCACTCGCCATTTTCTGCCATGGTTCCTAATACCAGTATTCAATACATCTATATCATTGGGGCTATAGCTTTCCTGGTACTCAGTATTGCCTGTTTTACCTATATCAATATGAGCACGGCCCGCTCCATGGAAAGAGCCCGGGAAGTAGGGGTACGGAAAGTGATGGGCGCCGGGAAGGGACAGGTGTTCTGGCAGTTTGTGGGCGAATCAGTGGTGATCTGTTTTATTGCCCTGCTGCTGAGTGGTGGACTGATAGCCCTGTTGCTGCCGGCCTTTAACCAGCTGACAGGCGTAGCCCTGCAGCTGTCCTCCCTGTTCACGCCGGGTATCTTTATTACTATCCTCTTTATTATTGCCTGTATCGGTCTGCTGGCCGGCAGCTATCCGGCCATGGTCCTGTCTGCGTTCCAGCCGGTAAAAGTGCTGAAAGGCAGTTTCAGGAATACCAGTTCCGGTGTGTGGCTGCGCAAGACCCTGATCGTTTTCCAGTTTGTGATCTCCATCTTTATGATCATTGCCACGGTGATAGTGCAGCAGCAACTGCATCATATCCGGAACAAGGAGGTTGGTTATAACCGGGACCAGGTGCTGATCCTGCCGCTGGATGATGAGATGAGTAAGCATCTTGCCGCTATCAAGGTTGAATTTAAAAGCAATCCGGCCGTACAATCAGTTTCACGTGCGGTGAGTCCACCCAACAGGATCTACAGTGGCTATTCCATGCGGTCCGCTGCTATGGCCCCTAAGGACGAGATGTCGGTCAACGCCGGCCTGATCGATGAGGATTATGTGCAGACGGTGGGCCTGCAACTGGTGGCTGGGCAGGACCTGACCTTACAGGACAGGCTGGATGTAGAAGCGGCGCCGGATGGTAAGGAGTATTATCATTACCTGCTGAATGAGTCAGGAGCCAGGGCGCTTGGCTGGACGCCTGAGCAGGCCATTGGACAGAAAATGTTCATGGATGACGGCTGGCCTGGCGAGGTGAAAGGGGTTGTAAAAGATTTCCATTTTCAATCGCTGCATATCCCTATCAAACCACTGGTGCTGGCGCCGGGTGTGTGGGGCCGGGTATTGCTGGTAAAGCTATCGGGGCAGTCTGTGCCATCCACCATTGCTTTCCTGGAAAAAAAGTGGCGCACATTGGTGCCGCATCGTCCTTTTGAATACCATTTCCTGGATGAGGATTACAATAATATGTATGCCAGTGAACGCAGGCTGGGCCATATCACCAACCTGTTTGCGGGCATTGCCATCCTGCTGGCGGGTATTGGCCTGCTGGGCCTTTCCTCTTATGCGGCTCACCAGCGTACCCGGGAGATCGGCATCCGGAAAGTGCTGGGCGCTTCCCTGCCCGGTATCCTGCTGCTGCTGTCAAAGGATTTCCTGCGCCTGATCCTTCTTTCCTTTGTCATTGCGGCGCCCCTGGCCTGGTATGCCACCCATCAGTGGCTGCAGGAATATGCCTACCGGGTCAGTATTCACTGGTGGGTATTTGGGGCCGTTGGACTGGGCGCTTTGCTGATAGCCCTGCTGACGGTGAGCAGCCAGAGCCTGAAAGCAGCCCTTATGAACCCCGCCAAAAGCCTGCACAACGAATAA